From a single Caldisalinibacter kiritimatiensis genomic region:
- a CDS encoding PqqD family protein, protein MRRGENFFDMIPVKSQKIEWEIKDDNTVQLIINRDSIFDKIVRKFFNTPEKMYIDLDDIGSYVWKSIDGERNVYEISKLLKDRFGEKAEPLNDRLITYISILRNNKFIKLVKAGEL, encoded by the coding sequence ATGAGAAGAGGAGAGAATTTTTTTGACATGATTCCAGTTAAATCTCAGAAGATTGAATGGGAGATTAAAGATGATAATACAGTACAGCTTATAATAAATAGAGACTCAATTTTCGATAAGATAGTTAGAAAATTTTTTAATACTCCTGAAAAAATGTATATAGATTTAGATGATATAGGTAGTTATGTTTGGAAGTCAATTGATGGGGAAAGAAATGTATATGAGATTTCAAAATTATTAAAGGATAGATTTGGAGAAAAGGCAGAACCTCTTAATGACAGACTTATAACTTATATAAGTATTTTAAGGAATAATAAGTTTATAAAGCTTGTTAAAGCAGGTGAGTTGTAA